The Pectobacterium parmentieri genome segment ATATGAATGTCATCATCAATAGCATCTGTGGTAGTGTCAGTGATAAAGGTCTTCCGGTGATACACAGCCACGCCTCATTTTCTCAAATAACTGTTGTAATCTCTTAGCCCTCAATTTCTGAGCCTTTTTCTCACCAATCTCCTGATAGTATTCTTCACGGCGCTCCGCTACTACCTTACGGAACTTCTTCAACAGTTGATTCAAGGTTTTTAAATCAGTTGTAGCCGCTTCAGCTTGGATTTCTCTATACATATACATAACATGGAATTCATCAATCATATTATATCCCTTATTTTTATCATTCATGTTATTTCCCTCTTTCGAGGGAATAGTCATTACATCTAAAGTTCAAACAACTGTCATTTTCATCTTCCAATAAACAGAATCTTGATTTTCATCTTGATTTATATTTTTAAACACGAGTTCAATGATATGCTCCAGATGCCAATGAAAAACCTCTTCCTTCAAATCATTTTTATTGATACCAGATATATTATTTTTGATAGAGCATTTCATTATTTCACGAGTTATCAACAAATCATAAGTAACTTCTGAAATCTTCCCCCAACTAAAAATATAGATTGCTGTTTCAGGATCTTTTTCATAAATGTTGTATATCTCATCGCAGAATCCTTGTAGTATATTAGCGACAAACTCATTTGTTGTTTTATCATGACTGTTTAATACAATCTCTTTCATTTCCTCATCCTTATTTTTCAGTAAATAATTAGTAAAACATTAGTTATTATAAACGATATTGATGATGACACAGCCATACTCCAGCCCTAAATCATCGACTAGTTCGTTATTAATAAATCGATTTAACTCATCAAGTAAGTTTCTATCACACATGATTTCTTCAACTGAATACCCAGTAATGGCAATAAATATTTCAAACCGCTCTTGAATGGTATTCATTACTTCTGGCGTTCCGTCGCACAACATGCTGACTACTACTGATATTTTATTAGTCATTTATATCTCCCTCTTATATTTTTGGTTAGCCCCTTACGGGGCAAGATTAGTTCTTACTTTCTAAAACCTTCTGAATACCCTACTAACATGGCAGCGACCAGTTCAAAGTTGTTCTGAATATGGTTAATCACATGGATAATAAATAGACTCATAAAAACCCGGGTCATCTAAATAATCATTGACGTCACCATCACCATCGACTTCCATGAACATATTCCAGCTTGCGGAATACGTTCTACAGGCAAGGTCATAGAACAGTTCGGTTGATTTATTAACACCTATTATTTCTTTAAACATATTTATACCCTCATAGTTAAATGCTTATTTAATTCATTGTGTTTTTCATTAGCCCCTTTCGGGGCCGAATACTCTGCTGTTAGCTCATGCTAAAAAGTAATGCCTTGATATGGGCACTTTTCATTTCCAATATAACTTTATCCATATCAACATAAATCAGTCTTTCTCTTTTACCAGCCTCTTCCATATGTCCATCAAAACGCTTAGCCAGATAATCTTTAACATGTGAAAGATACGATTCCGTTCTATTATTATCTAACATAATAGATGCGACTAACTCATGATCTCTTTGCTCTTTATATATCAGAATTCCTGTCACATAAAAATACTTTGCCATAGCATAAAAAGTTTTTGTGGATGAATTTTTGATATTTTTCATTTCTAGATTATTTATTTTATTTCCTCTTGTTGTTATTAATATTTTTATTCAAATACAGGGCGTGAATCAGAAATTATTTTCTCAATCCACTCATCAATCTCACTTTCTATAAAAGCAATAGACCTTAATCCCGTTTTAACCTGCGAAGGAAACCGTCCAGCCTTAATAAGCTCATAAACCCACGTCTTTCCGAACCCTGTTCTTCTAATCACCTCTGGTAAACGAATAAGGCGGTGTTTTTTATTTGCTACGATTTGAACCATATTTATCTCCTGTGTTAGTTGATGGAAATAATTGTATGGATAACGCTTGTAAAAAACGAGGTTGGTTCACCAACCCTGAATAGAAGGGAAGTTCAGGACCAGTGAATTTCGGGGATTTTTATGAGGGGTGAATGCCGGGGACGTTCAGGCTTAGCGAACATCCCTTGTTTTCTTTTTGTCTTCAGGTTTGTCATTCATGCCTATGACTTCAATAATATTCGAACTCTTTATAAGCATATTTTTTATGAAAAAATCATTCAACGATTTGAAATAATTATCATTGTTTAAAAACTCAAACGAAGTCCTTGTCATTGGCCTGACAGCATAACTGTGTGCCAGAATATGGCTGTCAGAGACCCATTTAGCCTCATGTATAACCTTACCAGAACGAATCATGGCATCATGGTATATCGCCAGCATTTGGTTCTCTTCACCTGCGGTTTCCCACTGTTACCTTGCTTTATAAGCAAAGATCCGCCTTTCCAACTCGGCATAAATTTGTTCTAGCGTTAAATCTTTCAGCACATCATAGCGACTTACATCAAACCATTCGCTTAATGCTTCGACGATCTCCGCTTTAGACATCTTTTTTTGTCATTGTTTTCTCTATAAATGTTGGTTTTGAGTTGTGATAAAGCTATCTTATTCAACAACATAGAGAAAGTGAAAAAGATGTCAGGCATCCCAAGATAGGGGCATTGAAGAATTGATTTTAATTGATCATTACTTGACCGATTTTCGCAAATCACTTGCTCCCGCATACCTTTAAGAAGTTTATCTATGGCTTAAGCTGTTCTTCCATTGAGTGCCAGCAACGGGCGATAATAGGGGGAGAAAGTACAGATCCGTCGATAACCGACTCACCAAGTCGAAAGGAAGTACAGATTTAAACTCAATATGTATAATCATTCTCAACATTCGCAATTCAACGGAAAATGCAACTTGAATATCGAAATTTGTGAACAAATTACCGAAATGGCTAAGGCCGAGCTATTGGAAGGGTTACGAGGATTTAACCATCGGTACGTAAAAACCAAATCATGGGGGGATCTTGGCGTTTTTTGCAGAAGTGATTCAGGAGTAATGACTGGAGGTCTTATTGGCACCACGAAAGGCCTGTGGCTTTGCATAGATTACTTGTGGGTAAATGATGATGCCAGAGGCTCGGGGCTTGGAAGCAAATTGCTCAACTTGGCTGAACAGGAAGGGATACGAACTGGCTGCCGACATGCACTGGTTGAAACGTTCAGTTTTCAGGCTCAGCCCTTTTATGAAAAGCAGGGCTATAAATTACAGATGAGTCTGCCTGATTTCCCAGAAGCAGGAATTCAGAACTTAACACTGATAAAACTCAATCTGGGATAGCCAATACTGGTTTAAATACGCTAAAAATTCCGATTTTCGCTCCAAGCAGCCTATCACATAGCCTGTAGATACTTCGGATTTTGATTTTGCTTGTACTAATTAACTAGATGGAGGTCCTTACTCATAGTATCTACACCTCCTGAACTATAGATTGTAAACTATGAACAAAGTAAAAAATCGACTTATAACTTCACAATAAGATGTTTTTATTGCATTAAAATCATAGTAATGATGACAACATGATATTGAACTCGATAATGTCATTGGATAGCAATTGACAACAAAATGTTGTTATAACAAATTGTTTTAATTGACATTTTATCTATATGCATTAAATAATGTTGGTAGAATTGTTGGTATAAATAACACTTAGACAAACAAAGTCACTAATAAAAGGACATACAGATGAAGTTCGAGTCCAGCCAGAGCCAATTTAGAAAATCCCGCTTAAGGAAACTTAAGCGGGATTTTTGCTATTTTACATATTATTCAATGAGTTAGATTAAAATATCTTCCCGATGCATTTTCAGTTTTCCCTCTGCATCGGGAGAATTTGGTGGTCAGATTTGGGGTCAAGTTGGTTCGATGACGGTGTGATCCCCAAATGTCTCTTAACGACTCAAAAATCCGCAAATTAAAACCATCAGCAAAATCCTTCAAAGTTTCCGATTCTCACGGTCTGTACCTTTTAGTTAATCCAGGCGGTTCACGTCTCTGGTATCTCAACTATCGTATCAATAGAAAGGCCGTTCACTTTTAGCCTGTAGAAATCATCAGTAAAAACATTATTCAGCCATTCTCACCCCAATTAGGCTTACACCAATTCGTTCTGCAACTGATGGTCAGGGCGTATTTTGAACCAAATGGCATACATTGCAGGCAGGAACACCAGCGTGATGATGGTGCCGCCAAATGTCCCGCCAATCAGGGTATAAGCCAGCGTTCCCCAGAATACCGAGTGCGTCAGCGGGATAAATGCCAGAATGGCGGCCATCGCCGTAAGCAACACCGGCCGGGCTCGCTGTATTGTCGCTTCAACCACCGCGTGGAACGGCGCGAGCCCCTCCTGCTCGTTGTGGTGGATCTGCCCTATCAGGATCAAGGTGTTACGCATCAGGATCCCCGATAGCGCAATCAGTCCCACAAGTGCGTTGATACCAAAGGGCTGGTTGAAGATCAGCAGCGTTGGCACTACCCCAATCAGCCCCAGAGGTGCGGTGAGAAAGACCATCACCATCGCCGACATCGAACGCACCTGTAGGATGATGATCAACAGCGTCATGGCAATCATGATAGGGAATAGCGGAGCCATCGCCCCGGTGGCTTTTGCCGATTCTTCAATTGGCCCCGCCTGCTCAATACGATATCCGGCAGGAAGGGTAT includes the following:
- a CDS encoding helix-turn-helix transcriptional regulator, producing the protein MVQIVANKKHRLIRLPEVIRRTGFGKTWVYELIKAGRFPSQVKTGLRSIAFIESEIDEWIEKIISDSRPVFE
- a CDS encoding GNAT family N-acetyltransferase; this translates as MNIEICEQITEMAKAELLEGLRGFNHRYVKTKSWGDLGVFCRSDSGVMTGGLIGTTKGLWLCIDYLWVNDDARGSGLGSKLLNLAEQEGIRTGCRHALVETFSFQAQPFYEKQGYKLQMSLPDFPEAGIQNLTLIKLNLG
- a CDS encoding DNA-binding protein, producing MIDEFHVMYMYREIQAEAATTDLKTLNQLLKKFRKVVAERREEYYQEIGEKKAQKLRAKRLQQLFEKMRRGCVSPEDLYH